The following are encoded in a window of Halorarum salinum genomic DNA:
- a CDS encoding PhoX family protein, protein MFDVTRRGTLELFALAAGADPTALSGTREGGEEGSDGDGTAEAGPTLTRLATTVPGSEITGLCVSPAGDLFFNVQNPEADNPEPFDHGGVGAVEGASLADLPSDAPSVPLPEDGEGGEVRTAAGTYRMLASGGDPTDDGARLGVPYSPDGTELTDGNAPDFNGFVPSSDAADEGYLFTNWESRPGMVSRLHLRRAAGGSWEVLGGTNVDFRSVEGTWGNCFGSVSPWGTPLSAEENFSAALTPRWNDPDWDRGDDEDGDEVANLAAYLGYHPNPYRYGYVVEITGPESAEPTPTKRFAMGRFAHETAAVMPDERTAYLTDDGSAKSFYKFVADEPGDLSSGTLYAAKHTQDEGEEVATVGFDVEWIELAHGDEAEIEGWIAEYDGIGYDEYEDDETSYVTGAEVEAWANGEADDDRVAFLETMRAAEAVGATTEFRKMEGINAAPGAEPGDSLYVSMSKVDATMADGEGDVRLAGNEYGAVYRLPLESNYDVSRLEPVLTGGPEANVCGGCPYDASPNADSSVCADCALNPRREEDDGKVGFRGTSLLGNAPTVDPENAIANPDNLVVLPDGRVVVGEDTSEHEHNMIWLYDPGEGDGSGTRTS, encoded by the coding sequence ATGTTCGACGTCACGAGACGAGGTACGCTCGAACTGTTCGCGCTCGCGGCGGGCGCCGACCCGACCGCGCTGTCGGGGACGCGGGAGGGAGGCGAGGAGGGGAGCGACGGGGACGGGACGGCCGAGGCGGGGCCGACGCTGACGCGGCTCGCCACCACCGTCCCCGGCTCCGAGATAACCGGCCTGTGCGTCTCGCCGGCCGGCGACCTCTTCTTCAACGTCCAGAACCCGGAGGCCGACAACCCGGAGCCGTTCGACCACGGGGGCGTCGGGGCCGTCGAGGGCGCCTCGCTCGCGGACCTGCCGAGCGACGCGCCGAGCGTCCCGTTGCCCGAGGACGGGGAGGGGGGCGAGGTCAGGACGGCCGCCGGAACCTACCGCATGCTGGCGAGCGGCGGCGACCCGACCGACGACGGGGCGCGACTCGGCGTGCCGTACTCGCCCGACGGCACGGAGCTGACCGACGGGAACGCCCCGGACTTCAACGGGTTCGTCCCGTCCTCGGACGCCGCGGACGAGGGGTACCTGTTCACCAACTGGGAGTCCCGGCCGGGGATGGTGAGCCGGCTCCACCTCCGCCGGGCGGCCGGCGGGTCGTGGGAGGTTCTCGGGGGCACGAACGTCGACTTCCGGTCCGTCGAGGGGACCTGGGGCAACTGTTTCGGCTCGGTCAGCCCGTGGGGGACGCCGCTGTCTGCCGAGGAGAACTTCTCGGCCGCGCTGACGCCCCGCTGGAACGACCCCGACTGGGACCGCGGCGACGACGAGGACGGCGACGAGGTGGCGAACCTCGCCGCGTACCTCGGTTACCATCCGAACCCGTACCGCTACGGCTACGTGGTCGAGATAACCGGGCCGGAGTCCGCCGAGCCGACGCCGACGAAGCGGTTCGCGATGGGACGGTTCGCCCACGAGACGGCCGCCGTGATGCCGGACGAGCGGACGGCGTACCTGACCGACGACGGCTCCGCGAAGTCGTTCTACAAGTTCGTCGCCGACGAACCGGGCGACCTGTCGTCGGGGACGCTCTACGCGGCAAAACACACCCAGGACGAGGGCGAGGAGGTCGCCACGGTCGGGTTCGACGTCGAGTGGATCGAACTCGCCCACGGCGACGAGGCGGAGATCGAGGGGTGGATCGCCGAGTACGACGGCATCGGCTACGACGAGTACGAGGACGACGAGACGAGCTACGTCACCGGGGCCGAGGTCGAGGCCTGGGCGAACGGCGAGGCCGACGACGACCGGGTCGCGTTCCTCGAGACGATGCGGGCGGCGGAGGCGGTCGGCGCGACGACCGAGTTCCGCAAGATGGAGGGCATCAACGCCGCCCCCGGCGCGGAGCCCGGCGACTCCCTGTACGTCTCGATGTCGAAGGTGGACGCCACGATGGCCGACGGGGAGGGGGACGTCCGGCTCGCGGGCAACGAGTACGGCGCGGTCTACAGGCTGCCCCTGGAGTCGAACTACGACGTGTCCCGCCTCGAACCCGTCCTGACCGGCGGGCCGGAGGCGAACGTCTGCGGCGGCTGTCCGTACGACGCGTCGCCGAACGCGGACAGCAGCGTCTGTGCCGACTGCGCGCTGAACCCGCGGCGCGAGGAGGACGACGGGAAGGTCGGATTCCGCGGGACCTCCCTGCTGGGGAACGCCCCGACGGTCGACCCCGAGAACGCCATCGCCAACCCCGACAACCTCGTCGTCCTCCCGGACGGCCGCGTCGTCGTCGGCGAGGACACCTCGGAACACGAGCACAACATGATCTGGCTGTACGACCCGGGCGAGGGGGACGGGTCGGGGACCCGCACGAGCTGA
- a CDS encoding 5,10-methylenetetrahydromethanopterin reductase, with translation MLGVELTPEHPADRLVDLGVAAEDAGFDAVFVSHHYNNRDAFQVLSRLAAETDDALLGPGVVNPLETHPVTLASRVATLDEASGGRAVYGVGPGDPSSLRNLGLADERGLRPVLEAFEVARELWAGERVDGGRTFDADDAGLNYEPPQGADLPVYVGGEGPHMCRMAGKRADGLLFNGSHPDDLAWARERVAEGLADRSDGVDADGFDLAAYAAVSVAADGEAAREAARPPVAYIAAGAPPPVLDRHGIDPERAGRIGDAIAAGEFSAAFEAVTPAMLAAFCIAGTPAEVADGMAAVLEHADSLVVGSPLGPDLEEAIGLAAEAAP, from the coding sequence ATGCTCGGCGTCGAACTCACGCCCGAACACCCCGCGGACCGCCTCGTCGACCTCGGGGTCGCGGCCGAGGACGCGGGCTTCGACGCGGTGTTCGTCTCGCACCACTACAACAATCGCGACGCGTTCCAGGTCCTCTCGCGGCTGGCGGCCGAGACGGACGACGCCCTGCTCGGTCCGGGCGTCGTCAACCCCCTCGAGACGCACCCCGTCACGCTCGCGTCCCGCGTCGCCACGCTCGACGAGGCCTCGGGCGGCCGGGCCGTCTACGGCGTCGGCCCGGGCGACCCGTCCTCGCTCCGGAACCTCGGGCTCGCGGACGAGCGGGGGCTCCGCCCCGTCCTCGAGGCGTTCGAGGTCGCGCGGGAGCTCTGGGCCGGCGAGCGCGTCGACGGCGGCCGGACGTTCGACGCCGACGACGCGGGCCTGAACTACGAACCGCCGCAGGGGGCGGATCTCCCGGTCTACGTCGGCGGCGAGGGGCCCCACATGTGCCGGATGGCCGGCAAGCGCGCGGACGGCCTGCTGTTCAACGGCTCGCACCCGGACGACCTGGCGTGGGCCCGCGAACGCGTGGCGGAGGGCCTCGCGGACCGCTCGGACGGCGTCGACGCCGACGGGTTCGACCTCGCGGCCTACGCCGCCGTGTCGGTCGCGGCGGACGGCGAGGCCGCCCGCGAGGCCGCCCGGCCGCCGGTCGCGTACATCGCCGCCGGGGCGCCGCCGCCGGTGCTGGACCGCCACGGCATCGACCCCGAACGCGCCGGGCGCATCGGCGACGCCATCGCCGCCGGGGAGTTCTCGGCGGCGTTCGAGGCGGTGACGCCCGCCATGCTGGCGGCGTTCTGCATCGCCGGCACCCCGGCGGAGGTCGCCGACGGGATGGCGGCGGTGCTGGAGCACGCGGACTCTCTCGTCGTCGGATCGCCGCTCGGGCCCGACCTCGAGGAGGCGATCGGACTGGCGGCCGAGGCGGCGCCGTAG
- a CDS encoding NUDIX domain-containing protein, producing MANVVTVFLRNRGEVLLVRRSDAVGTYRGLWGGVSGYVEGDAAEPVEDAYREVEEEVGIGPGALTLVRAGDAVRVDDEAGTFTVHPFLFDCSTRGVTRNDELSAHEWAPATAMLERGTVPKLWEAYRAVGPTVESVRGDATHGSSYLSVRALEALRDGAAVAASWEAVAGTARDLRDARPAMAAVTNRVNRVMAEADRTPVAVAERAIEAIADAVDVDDRAAGEAAALLDGPVLTLSRSGTVAATLVVHAGPVLVAESRPGGEGRDVAAELADGDPDRGVTLLPDAAVAAVLAEREVSAALVGADTVLPDGDVANKVGTRALALAAAREGVPLYAVTARDKVAGGGEFRPESAGFDAPDGVEGFAPLFDRTPADLVTVVTEAGPLDAEDVRAVAAEHRALAAWDDGDG from the coding sequence ATGGCGAACGTCGTCACAGTCTTCCTCCGGAACCGGGGAGAGGTGCTGCTCGTCCGCCGGAGCGACGCGGTCGGCACGTACCGCGGCCTGTGGGGCGGCGTCTCGGGGTACGTCGAGGGCGACGCCGCCGAGCCGGTCGAGGACGCGTACCGGGAGGTCGAGGAGGAGGTCGGCATCGGTCCGGGGGCCCTCACCCTCGTCCGCGCCGGGGACGCGGTTCGCGTCGACGACGAGGCGGGGACGTTCACCGTCCACCCGTTCCTGTTCGACTGTTCGACGCGCGGGGTGACCCGAAACGATGAGCTCTCGGCCCACGAGTGGGCGCCGGCGACCGCGATGCTGGAGCGGGGGACGGTCCCGAAACTGTGGGAGGCCTATCGCGCCGTCGGTCCGACCGTCGAGTCGGTCCGCGGCGACGCCACACACGGCTCCTCGTACCTCTCCGTCCGGGCGCTGGAGGCGCTCCGCGACGGGGCGGCCGTCGCGGCGTCGTGGGAGGCCGTCGCGGGGACGGCTCGCGACCTCCGCGACGCCAGGCCGGCGATGGCCGCGGTAACGAACCGGGTGAACCGCGTGATGGCGGAGGCAGACCGGACGCCCGTGGCCGTGGCGGAGCGGGCCATCGAGGCCATCGCGGACGCCGTGGACGTCGACGACCGCGCCGCCGGGGAGGCGGCCGCGCTGCTCGACGGGCCGGTCCTCACCCTGTCGCGCTCGGGGACGGTCGCGGCGACGCTGGTCGTCCACGCCGGGCCGGTCCTCGTCGCGGAATCACGACCGGGCGGGGAGGGACGCGACGTCGCGGCGGAACTCGCGGACGGGGACCCCGACCGCGGGGTGACGCTCCTTCCGGACGCCGCGGTCGCCGCCGTACTGGCCGAACGCGAGGTGTCGGCGGCGCTCGTCGGCGCGGACACGGTGCTGCCCGACGGCGACGTCGCGAACAAGGTCGGGACGCGCGCGCTGGCGCTCGCCGCGGCCCGCGAGGGCGTCCCGCTGTACGCCGTCACCGCCCGGGACAAGGTCGCCGGAGGGGGCGAGTTCCGCCCCGAGTCCGCCGGCTTCGACGCGCCCGATGGCGTGGAGGGGTTCGCGCCCCTGTTCGACCGCACGCCGGCCGACCTGGTAACGGTCGTCACCGAGGCGGGTCCGCTGGACGCCGAGGACGTGCGCGCGGTGGCCGCGGAGCACCGCGCGCTGGCCGCGTGGGACGACGGTGACGGCTGA
- a CDS encoding coenzyme F420-0:L-glutamate ligase, whose amino-acid sequence MELFAVPDLPEVREGDDLAALIRERVDLRADDVVCVASTVVSKAEGRTFDLADFPPSPRAEEIAGRLEAVSGDEKDPRFAQAVLEESAELLMEAPFLLTATRFGHVGVNAGIDRSNVPDGDLLLLPERPSESAERIREGLPAGRVIVTDTCGRPFRHGQRGVAVGWAGMHAARDWRGETDRDGRELGVTVENVVDELAAAANLLAGEGDGGTPAVVVRGFEWGEHGGSDSHFREVEGDFVRQALEGWEFDG is encoded by the coding sequence ATGGAACTGTTCGCAGTCCCCGACCTCCCCGAGGTGCGTGAGGGGGACGACCTCGCCGCCCTGATCCGCGAGCGGGTCGACCTCCGCGCCGACGACGTGGTCTGTGTCGCCTCCACCGTCGTCTCGAAGGCCGAGGGGCGGACGTTCGACCTCGCGGACTTTCCCCCCTCCCCGCGGGCGGAGGAGATCGCCGGACGGCTCGAAGCCGTCTCGGGAGACGAGAAGGACCCTCGGTTCGCCCAGGCCGTGCTGGAGGAGTCCGCCGAACTGCTGATGGAGGCGCCGTTCCTCCTCACGGCGACGCGGTTCGGCCACGTCGGCGTCAACGCCGGCATCGACCGCTCGAACGTCCCGGACGGCGACCTGCTGCTCCTCCCGGAGCGACCGTCCGAGTCCGCCGAGCGGATCCGCGAGGGGCTCCCCGCGGGCCGCGTGATCGTCACCGACACCTGCGGCCGGCCGTTCCGCCACGGCCAGCGCGGCGTCGCCGTCGGCTGGGCCGGCATGCACGCCGCGCGCGACTGGCGGGGCGAGACGGACCGGGACGGGCGCGAACTCGGCGTCACCGTCGAGAACGTCGTCGACGAACTCGCGGCCGCCGCGAACCTCCTCGCGGGCGAGGGCGACGGCGGCACCCCGGCCGTCGTCGTCCGCGGCTTCGAGTGGGGCGAGCACGGGGGCAGCGACAGCCACTTCCGCGAGGTCGAGGGCGACTTCGTCCGGCAGGCGCTCGAGGGGTGGGAGTTCGATGGTTGA
- a CDS encoding type 1 glutamine amidotransferase domain-containing protein, producing MSESDGGELDGTTVGLFLAPRGTEEVEFTEPKEAVEEAGADVDVLGSETGEVETVESDLDPAGTHEVERAFSDVSPDEYDALVVPGGTVGADELRVDEDAVELLREHVTEGKPLGVICHGPWTLVEADAAEGRTLTSYPSLQTDVRNAGGEWVDEEVVVDENLVTSRKPDDLPAFREAIVETFAGGTGE from the coding sequence ATGAGCGAGAGCGACGGAGGGGAACTCGACGGGACGACCGTCGGCCTGTTCCTCGCGCCCAGAGGCACCGAGGAGGTGGAGTTCACCGAACCGAAGGAGGCCGTGGAGGAGGCCGGAGCGGACGTCGACGTCCTCGGCTCCGAGACGGGCGAGGTCGAGACCGTCGAGAGCGACCTCGACCCGGCGGGGACCCACGAGGTGGAGCGGGCGTTCTCCGACGTCTCCCCGGACGAGTACGACGCGCTGGTCGTCCCGGGCGGCACCGTCGGCGCCGACGAACTCCGCGTCGACGAGGACGCGGTCGAACTCCTGCGCGAGCACGTGACGGAGGGGAAGCCGCTCGGCGTGATCTGTCACGGCCCGTGGACGCTGGTGGAGGCGGACGCGGCCGAGGGCCGGACGCTGACCTCCTACCCCAGCCTGCAAACCGACGTCCGAAACGCGGGCGGCGAGTGGGTCGACGAGGAGGTCGTGGTCGACGAAAACCTGGTGACGAGTCGGAAGCCGGATGACCTCCCCGCGTTTCGCGAGGCGATCGTCGAGACGTTCGCGGGCGGGACGGGGGAGTGA
- a CDS encoding DJ-1/PfpI family protein yields MTGKKILEIAGDFVEDYEVMVPYQALQMAGHEVHAVAPEKGEGESVKTAVHDFRGDQTYVETRGHDFALDAAIEDVDPANYDALVVPGGRAPEYLRTYDSVLETVRHFFEEDKPVAALCHGPQILAAAGVLEGREMTSYPAVRAEVENAGCSWVDGVVTDGNLVTGQAWPDHPEWLAEFLDVLGTTIEHESAAAAADD; encoded by the coding sequence ATGACTGGCAAGAAGATACTCGAGATCGCCGGCGACTTCGTCGAGGACTACGAGGTCATGGTCCCGTACCAGGCGCTGCAGATGGCGGGCCACGAGGTCCACGCGGTCGCCCCCGAGAAAGGCGAGGGCGAATCGGTGAAGACGGCCGTCCACGACTTCCGCGGCGACCAGACGTACGTGGAGACGCGCGGCCACGACTTCGCGCTGGACGCCGCCATCGAGGACGTCGACCCCGCGAACTACGACGCGCTGGTCGTCCCGGGCGGCCGCGCGCCCGAGTACCTGCGGACGTACGACTCGGTACTGGAGACTGTCCGGCACTTCTTCGAGGAGGACAAGCCGGTCGCGGCGCTGTGTCACGGCCCCCAGATCCTCGCCGCCGCCGGGGTGCTGGAGGGGCGCGAGATGACGTCGTACCCCGCCGTGCGCGCGGAAGTGGAGAACGCCGGCTGCTCGTGGGTCGACGGCGTCGTCACCGACGGGAACCTCGTCACCGGCCAGGCGTGGCCAGACCACCCGGAGTGGCTCGCCGAGTTCCTCGACGTGCTTGGCACGACGATCGAACACGAGTCCGCCGCCGCCGCGGCCGACGACTGA